From the genome of Candidatus Rokuibacteriota bacterium:
TGGTGGCGGGGGCGGCCCTCCTCGAGGAACTGGCCCAGGGCCGCGCGCCGTCGGCCCAGTTCAGCATCGCGACCGTTGCCGCGGGGATCATCGGCGCCGTGACCTTCTGGGGGAGCCTGGTCGCCTACGCCAAGCTCGAGGAGCTCCTGCCCGGCCGGCCCGTCCTCTTCGCCGGTCACCGCGCGCTCAATGGCGCGCTGCTCGGGGTCGCGCTCCTCCTCGGCGCGTGGCTCGTCAGCACGCCCGAGACCGTCTGGCTCTACTGGCTGATCGTCGGGGTGTGCACCGTCCTCGGCATCACGAGCGTGATCCCCATCGGAGGCGCCGACATGCCGGTGGTGATCACGCTCCTCAACTCCTACTCGGGGCTCGCCGCCTGCGCCACGGGCTTCGTCCTCGAGAACAACATGCTGATCATCGCCGGCTCGCTCGTCGGCGCCTCGGGGCTCATCCTCACCGGCATCATGTGCCGGGCCATGAACCGCGCCTGGAGCAATGTCCTGTTCGGCGCGGTGGGTGCCGAGGTGGCGACCGGCGCGGCGGCCGATGCGGTCTACGCGGGGCGCGTCAAGGCGGCCTCCGCGGAGGAGCTTGCCATGGTGCTCGAGTCGGCGCGGCGGGTGGTGATCGTTCCCGGCTACGGCATGGCCGTCTCCCAGGCCCAGCACGCGGTGCGCGACCTGGCGAACCTCCTCGAGGCGCGAGGGATCGAGGTGGAGTTCGGGATCCATCCGGTCG
Proteins encoded in this window:
- a CDS encoding NAD(P)(+) transhydrogenase (Re/Si-specific) subunit beta, producing MRQAVVNFAYLVASVLFILTYKGLSHPRTAVRANLQGSVGMLIAVVATLLLLDWTQGVTRYGVILAGLAVGALIGALLALKIRMTAMPQMVALLNGFGGAASTLVAGAALLEELAQGRAPSAQFSIATVAAGIIGAVTFWGSLVAYAKLEELLPGRPVLFAGHRALNGALLGVALLLGAWLVSTPETVWLYWLIVGVCTVLGITSVIPIGGADMPVVITLLNSYSGLAACATGFVLENNMLIIAGSLVGASGLILTGIMCRAMNRAWSNVLFGAVGAEVATGAAADAVYAGRVKAASAEELAMVLESARRVVIVPGYGMAVSQAQHAVRDLANLLEARGIEVEFGIHPVAGRMPGHMNVLLAEADIPYEKVKEMDEINASFAQT